A single genomic interval of Aedes aegypti strain LVP_AGWG chromosome 1, AaegL5.0 Primary Assembly, whole genome shotgun sequence harbors:
- the LOC5566463 gene encoding uncharacterized protein LOC5566463 codes for MGISVQHASLDLELPSLGRNRSELRCYTCGQYSPFLIYLSYNEKAVKFCREAKHIQMFCPICSPNPDLYKRFHTGEDLFRADSILNDQRLLNLLAEYVSEEDKYACEDKIIITENTQLCSPYKAVAKRSAPKSHKLKQLMDLFPEAHRMRNEHFVDREDLCEGMKRKYHDICVSYMDISEAGGSQLIDNFDIMIDKTPMVMGPSRHSRIPAITVTGARSGPDVVLSDSDREIRAVGDSSDDEIEVASLASGRSASGSNITVLNEVEISSEEPVGNWDIQLSSQSQSQNVSRQASQITLAGQSLSQSQSVDISSQSVAGGAKQSQISYGSESSESSDSCIIDFPPSRRRPPSADDGQQPGPSNVKRRRVSPRGNRPMNPTPEEIQENPRMGGRIPRLGGG; via the exons ATGGGAATTTCCGTTCAACATGCGTCGCTGGATTTGGAGTTGCCGTCGCTGGGCAGGAACCGCTCGGAATTGCGCTGCTACACCTGCGGTCAATATTCGccgtttttgatttatttgagCTACAACGAAAAGGCCGTCAAGTTCTGCCGGGAAGCAAAG CACATCCAGATGTTCTGCCCGATATGTTCCCCGAATCCCGATCTGTACAAACGGTTCCACACCGGAGAGGATCTGTTCCGCGCGGACAGCATTTTGAACGACCAACGGCTGCTCAATTTGCTGGCGGAATATGTTTCCGAGGAAGACAAATACGCCTGCGAGGACAAGATCATCATCACGGAAAACACCCAGTTATGTTCCCCCTACAAGGCGGTGGCCAAACGGTCGGCACCCAAATCCCACAAACTGAAGCAACTGATGGATTTATTTCCGGAGGCACACCGGATGCGAAACGAACACTTCGTCGACCGGGAAGATCTTTGCGAGGGCATGAAGCGAAAGTATCACGACATCTGCGTCAGCTATATGGACATCTCGGAAGCGGGGGGCAGTCAGCTGATCGACAACTTTGACATTATGATCGATAAAACGCCGATGGTGATGGGACCGAGCAGACACAGTAGAATTCCCGCCATCACCGTTACGGGAGCACGCTCCGGTCCGGATGTGGTGCTGAGCGATTCCGATCGGGAGATTCGTGCTGTCGGTG ATTCGTCGGACGATGAAATCGAGGTCGCTTCCTTGGCCTCGGGGAGAAGCGCATCCGGAAGCAATATCACCGTGCTGAACGAGGTTGAAATCTCCTCAGAGGAACCTGTCGGCAACTGGGACATCCAACTGTCCTCTCAGTCCCAGTCCCAGAATGTCAGCCGCCAGGCGTCGCAAATAACACTCGCCGGCCAGTCCTTATCGCAGTCGCAATCGGTGGACATAAGCTCCCAATCGGTGGCCGGTGGTGCCAAACAGTCGCAAATTTCGTACGGTTCGGAAAGTTCGGAAAGTTCGGACAGTTGCATCATAGATTTTCCCCCCAGTCGACGGCGGCCACCTTCGGCCGACGATGGGCAACAACCGGGCCCGAGCAACGTCAAGCGCCGCAGAGTGAGCCCTCGCGGAAACCGAC CTATGAATCCAACGCCGGAAGAGATACAGGAAAATCCTCGGATGGGTGGCCGGATTCCACGGCTTGGCGGAGGTTAA